The following are encoded together in the Gouania willdenowi chromosome 14, fGouWil2.1, whole genome shotgun sequence genome:
- the LOC114476170 gene encoding heterogeneous nuclear ribonucleoprotein A/B-like has protein sequence MMADAETLLMETSEQNGDEDQNGAEQEQMGEDDDCTDGGKIDASKGEEDAGKMFVGGLSWDTSKKDLKDYFTKFGEVSDCTIKIDPNTGRSRGFGFVLFKNSSSVDKVLEHKEHRLDGRQIDPKRAMAMKKEPAKKIFVGGLNPEATEESIREYFLTFGEIEAVELPIDGKTKKRRGFIFVTYKDESSVKKCLEKKYHNIDGGRCELKIAQPKEVYQQQQYGGGRGGAYGGAGRGGGRGRGGQSQGWNQGYGNYWNQGYGNQGYGGYGGYGGYSGYGDYSSGYYGYSPGYDYNQGNASYGKTPRRGGHQTGYKPY, from the exons ATGATGGCCGACGCAGAGACTCTACTCATGGAGACGTCGGAGCAGAACGGAGACGAGGACCAAAACGGAGCCGAGCAGGAGCAGATGGGAGAGGACGACGACTGCACGGACGGAGGAAAAATTGACGCCAGCAAGGGAGAGGAGGACGCTGG TAAGATGTTTGTGGGCGGGCTCAGCTGGGACACGAGTAAGAAGGACCTGAAGGATTACTTCACCAAGTTCGGTGAGGTGTCGGACTGCACCATCAAGATCGACCCAAACACCGGTCGCTCCCGGGGGTTTGGCTTCGTCCTCTTCAAAAACTCGTCCAGTGTAGACAAG GTCCTGGAGCACAAGGAGCACCGACTGGATGGGCGCCAGATCGACCCCAAGCGAGCGATGGCCATGAAGAAGGAGCCGGCCAAGAAGATCTTTGTGGGGGGTCTGAACCCCGAGGCCACCGAGGAAAGCATCAGGGAATACTTCCTCACCTTTGGAGAG ATTGAAGCGGTCGAGCTGCCTATTGACGGCAAGACAAAGAAAAGGCGGGGCTTCATTTTTGTCACGTACAAAGACGAGTCCAGTGTGAAGAAGTGTCTGGAGAAGAAGTACCACAACATCGATGGAGGCAGG tgtgaGCTGAAGATCGCTCAGCCTAAGGAGGTctaccagcagcagcagtacgGGGGAGGGCGTGGGGGGGCATACGGTGGCGCTGGACGTGGAGGTGGGCGTGGCCGTGGAG GTCAGAGCCAGGGCTGGAACCAGGGCTACGGAAACTACTGGAACCAGGGCTACGGTAACCAGGGCTACGGAGGCTATGGCGGCTACGGCGGCTACAGCGGCTATGGAGACTACTCCTCTGGTTACTATGGATACAGCCCTGGATATGACTACA ATCAGGGCAACGCCAGCTACGGGAAAACCCCGAGACGAGGAGGGCACCAGACGGGCTACAAGCCGTACTGA
- the LOC114475798 gene encoding heat shock protein beta-11-like, translated as MLCPLPMETLPLLPRRSLWPERRPLFFHMEQEILRQLQEVQHSMELMERLHQRIFEELDHFSSSSSSSSSSSSFLPISFQYLNDDSSMFGLSLNTAEFNPEELSVQQVGRRLRVSGRSERKHVDGKGSSSYKCQEFRQELELPRGVDPDDVSCSLVDGRLQIHALRQGALTDGKERIIVTSLPPKTPISSSGDPQRDTM; from the exons ATGCTGTGTCCACTGCCCATGGAGACCCTCCCTCTGCTGCCACGCCGCAGCCTGTGGCCTGAGCGGAGGCCGCTGTTCTTCCACATGGAGCAGGAGATTCTCCGTCAGCTGCAGGAGGTGCAGCACAGCATGGAGCTGATGGAGAGGCTGCACCAGAGGATCTTTGAGGAGCTGGAccacttctcctcctcctcctcctcctcctcctcctcttcatccttcCTTCCCATCAGCTTCCAGTATCTAAACGATGACAGCAGCATGTTTGGCCTGAGCCTGAACACAGCAGAGTTCAACCCAGAGGAGCTGTCGGTCCAACAG gtgGGCCGCAGGCTGAGGGTCAGCGGCCGCTCGGAGCGGAAACACGTGGACGGGAAGGGCTCGAGCTCCTACAAATGTCAGGAGTTCCGACAGGAGCTCGAGCTGCCGCGCGGCGTCGACCCCGATGACGTCAGCTGCTCATTGGTGGACGGACGGCTGCAGATCCACGCGCTGCGGCAGGGGGCGCTGACGGACGGAAAGGAGCGGATCATCGTGACATCATTACCCCCAAAGACCCCCATCAGCAGCTCAGGGGACCCCCAGAGAGACACCATGTGA
- the LOC114475797 gene encoding protein FAM53C-like codes for MPESSYWQLCPPSKSSLQGGLLSSSFPPGPLPLVPPDAHLQEGVDPLDGASPQPPRPLAPSASASELAPPAPPPPPPPPPKRHCRSLSVPEDLSRCRYTWRPSASRVWTPVSRQQCHGGVAGGAGVAVVGGACPLRAPSSSLNSSLHSSSSPTFFSLALSPDSPLPWNFPWDPSEAAAGGGACCCFFPSPSSCSSSPSPLHPPPPPQRRFSLSPVLIRDSANATFLPPPPALSQATTAAPPPGYPAMVGGAMGGPVPASPSSACSTPSSLRRSLPPQLPRCHSQPCDLLLLKPGLKRRRDPDRPCARPVLDFTKMTQTRSIDPQCLERGGGRLACGGDLCMGMESFMGDFRGSCSPAECLGRTSIGPLSESDEECREDDDEDEEEEEEESEKREAVVQQAVFERDCTELDLNLIEEN; via the exons ATGCCGG agAGCAGTTACTGGCAGCTCTGCCCGCCCTCTAAGTCCAGCCTCCAGGGGGGGCTGCTGAGCTCTAGCTTCCCCCCCGGCCCCCTCCCTCTGGTGCCCCCCGATGCTCACCTCCAGGAGGGGGTGGACCCCCTGGACGGGGCGTCCCCCCAGCCACCGCGGCCCCTGGCACCGAGCGCCTCGGCCTCTGAGCTTGCCCCCCCGGCCCCGCCAccgccccctccccctcccccgaAGCGTCACTGCCGCTCTCTGTCGGTGCCGGAGGACCTGTCGCGCTGTCGCTACACATGGAGGCCGAGTGCCTCACGGGTCTGGACTCCAGTCAGCCGCCAGCAGTGCCACGGGGGCGTGGCTGGCGGAGCCGGGGTGGCCGTAGTGGGTGGGGCTTGTCCTCTGCGCGCCCCCAGCTCGTCCCTGAACTCGTCGCTGCACTCCTCCTCCAGCCCCACCTTCTTTAGCCTCGCGCTGTCGCCCGACTCCCCGCTGCCCTGGAACTTTCCGTGGGACCCCAGTGAGGCGGCggcagggggcggagcttgctgctgcttcttcccctccccctcctcctgctCATCTTCGCCCTCGCCTCTGCACCCGCCGCCCCCCCCTCAGCGGCGCTTCTCCCTCTCCCCGGTGCTCATCAGAGACTCGGCCAACGCCACCTTCCTCCCCCCGCCCCCAGCACTCAGCCAGGCAACAACGGCGGCTCCACCCCCGGGATACCCGGCCATGGTGGGCGGGGCCATGGGCGGACCCGTGCCCGCCTCACCTTCCTCCGCCTGCAGCACGCCGTCGTCCCTGCGCCGCAGCCTCCCCCCCCAGCTGCCGCGCTGCCACTCGCAGCCATGTGACCTCCTGCTGCTCAAACCTGGGCTGAAGAGACGCCGCGACCCCGACCGCCCGTGTGCCCGCCCCGTCCTGGACTTCACCAAGATGACTCAG ACGCGCAGCATCGACCCTCAGTGTTTGGAGCGCGGCGGCGGCAGGCTGGCCTGCGGCGGCGACCTTTGCATGGGGATGGAGTCGTTCATGGGCGACTTCCGCGGCTCGTGCTCGCCGGCCGAGTGTCTCGGTCGAACAAGCATCGGCCCGCTGAGCGAGAGCGACGAGGAGTGTCGAGAAGACGACGACGAAgacgaggaggaagaagaggaggagtcgGAAAAGCGCGAGGCCGTGGTGCAGCAGGCCGTGTTCGAGAGGGACTGTACAGAACTGGATCTGAACCTGATTGAGGAAAACTGA